The Scatophagus argus isolate fScaArg1 chromosome 20, fScaArg1.pri, whole genome shotgun sequence genome window below encodes:
- the rc3h2 gene encoding roquin-2 isoform X3, translating into MPVQAAQWTEFLSCPICYNEFDSSGHQPISLGCSHTVCKTCLHKLHRKACPFDQTPISTDIDLLPVNCALLQLVGAQVPDVQPVSLSSAAEVESYEVCRVCVEELALYLKPISGAKGVATLSPSVLSRPMQRKLVTLVNCQLVEEEGRVRAVRAGRSLGERTVTELILQHQNPQQLSANLWAAVRARGCQFLGPAMQEDALKLVLLALEDGSALSRKVLVLFVVQKLEARFPQASKTSIGHVVQLLYRASCFKVTKRDEDSSLMQLKEEFRTYEALRREHDAQIVHIAMEAGLRISPEQWSSLLYGDLVHKSHMQSIIDKLQSPESFAKSVQELTIVLQRTGDPANLTSLRPHLELLANIDHNPDAPAPSWEELESVMLAVKLVVHGLVEFIQNFSKKSHDTPQPQTNSKYKTSMCRDLRQQGGCPRGTNCTFAHTQDELEKFRLRNKKSSNAGRAFPLAPGVMGKTFTMEGSILTDVSAGVGQGLKGTGENTTSLTEGLPSLAHPQLISRGADMMEEIKRAVPNGSNGANGSNGMSGTNRNASGSTEQKPISPPRTPVSHSSASSPLTTVGRSDGGPPIPKHGPFMLRAPHPSQASELYYQEPHSAYDTAHYQPASGSYYQSTLHAPHKPCMAQFLRSSNVPESSLPPSIGPPPSSYPSDPQGQHPPSSSSSGYPPHPPRDRMGPPTFHPHPGQPQYGPLAPAHGVYAPLYDSRRVWRPQLYHREDARSNSLPPEVLHSSVYQPPLRERFNSLDSNYCSGAEHRAGLHRDYGRVPLGYEDLFRRKQEQWAHHHHHHNASRPSQSSPIFTIDFGTEHVESSGGQCVGCRFRGEESLAHYSPWSCGTIGPCLGPFEPETLTHTSAHSCSEHSELDGNGGRGGGVSGSAVGKRWLHSLDHYRRLKDEDPIIPFSEAPIISKWGAISRASRTGYHTTDPVQATARQGSASTTPINFKDYNPQLDHSEYRWSSRGSDSSSHSSFLESSFLSVGQLKIEQGAGCKNPLGSQGKESGKPSALMSLCTYTDM; encoded by the exons ATGCCAGTGCAGGCGGCCCAGTGGACAGAGTTCCTGTCCTGTCCCATCTGCTACAATGAGTTTGACAGTAGCGGACACCAGCCCATCAGCCTGGGCTGTTCCCACACAGTGTGTAAGACCTGCCTACACAAACTGCACCGCAAGGCCTGCCCCTTTGATCAGACGCCCATCAGCACCGATATCGACCTGCTGCCGGTCAATTGCgccctgctgcagctggttGGAGCTCAG GTCCCAGATGTGCAGCCGGTGAGCCTTAGCAGTGCAGCAGAGGTTGAGAGCTACGAGgtctgcagagtgtgtgtggaagagCTGGCTCTCTACCTTAAACCGATCAGCGGAGCAAAAG GTGTGGCGACTCTGAGTCCGAGCGTGCTCAGTCGGCCGATGCAGAGGAAACTGGTCACCTTGGTGAACTGCCAGCTGGTTGAGGAGGAGGGCCGTGTGCGGGCGGTGCGGGCAGGCCGGTCGCTGGGGGAGCGAACGGTAACGGAGCTCATCTTGCAGCACCAGAACCCCCAGCAGCTCTCTGCCAACCTGTGGGCAGCAGTGAGGGCACGGGGCTGCCAGTTCCTGGGACCCG CTATGCAAGAAGATGCACTGAAGCTGGTTTTACTGGCTCTGGAGGACGGCTCAGCTTTGTCCAGGAAggtgttggttttgtttgtagTCCAAAAGCTCGAGGCTCGCTTCCCTCAGGCCTCCAAAACCAGCATAGGCCACGTGGTGCAGCTTCTCTACAGGGCCTCGTGCTTCAAG GTGACTAAGCGTGACGAGGACTCCTCACTGATGCAGCTGAAAGAAGAGTTTCGCACGTACGAGGCTCTGAGGAGAGAACATGACGCTCAGATCGTCCACATCGCCATGGAGGCTGGCCTGCGAATTTCACCTGAACAGTGGTCTTCTCTGCTGTACGGAGACCTGGTCCACAAGTCACATATGCAGTCCATTATTGACAAG TTGCAGTCTCCAGAGTCATTTGCAAAGAGTGTTCAGGAGTTGACAATCGTTCTGCAGAGGACAGGAGATCCTGCCAACCTCACAAGCCTTAGACCACACCTAGAGCTACTAGCCAACATAGACCACAACCCAG ATGCCCCAGCACCATCATGGGAGGAGTTGGAAAGCGTAATGCTGGCTGTGAAGTTGGTGGTTCACGGTCTAGTGGAATTCATCCAGAACTTCAGCAAGAAGAGCCACGACACGCCACAG CCTCAGACCAACAGCAAATACAAGACCAGCATGTGCCGAGACCTTCGTCAGCAGGGAGGCTGTCCCAGAGGAACCAACTGTACATTTGCACACACGCAGGACGAGCTGGAGAA ATTTAGACTGAGGAATAAGAAGAGCAGTAATGCAGGCCGTGCATTCCCTCTAGCACCAGGTGTTATGGGTAAAACCTTCACCATGGAGGGCAGCATTCTCACCGATGTGTCTGCAGGAGTGGGACAGGGGCTCAAGGGCACAGGGGAGAACACGACTAGTCTGACAGAGGGGCTGCCCAGTCTGGCTCACCCTCAACTGATCTCCAGAGGGGCTGACATGATGGAGGAGATAAAGAGAGCAGTGCCAAATGGATCCAATGGCGCTAACGGGTCCAACGGGATGTCTGGCACCAACAGAAACGCATCGGGCTCAACTGAACA GAAGCCCATCTCTCCTCCCAGGACTCCAGTCAGCCACTCGTCAGCGTCATCTCCATTGACAACAGTTGGACGCAGTGATGGCGGCCCTCCTATCCCCAAACATGGTCCGTTCATGCTGCGTGCACCACATCCGTCTCAGGCATCAGAGCTGTATTATCAGGAGCCCCACTCTGCATATGACACAGCCCATTATCAACCAGCCT CAGGTTCCTACTACCAGTCTACTCTTCATGCTCCTCACAAACCCTGCATGGCTCAGTTCCTTCGATCCTCCAATGTCCCAGAATCCTCTTTGCCACCCTCAATTGGCCCTCCCCCATCTTCCTACCCAAGTGACCCTCAAGGGCAGCACCCAccgtcctcctcttcatcgGGATACCCACCACACCCGCCCAGAGATCGAATGGGACCTCCTACCTTCCATCCCCACCCAGGGCAGCCTCAGTATGGGCCTCTGGCTCCCGCTCATGGTGTTTATGCTCCCCTCTATGACAGCAGGAGAGTATGGAGGCCTCAG CTGTATCACAGAGAGGATGCCAGGAGTAACTCACTGCCCCCAGAGGTGCTGCATTCCTCCGTCTACCAGCCTCCTCTCAGGGAGAGATTCAACTCTCTAGATAGCAACTACTGCTCTGGAGCTGAACACCGTGCAGGGCTACACAGG GATTATGGCCGTGTTCCTCTGGGCTATGAGGATCTGTTCAGAAGGAAGCAGGAGCAGTGGgctcatcatcaccaccatcacaaCGCCAGCAGGCCCTCCCAGTCCTCCCCCATCTTCACCATCGATTTTGGAACTGAG catGTGGAAAGCAGTGGAGGCCAGTGCGTGGGGTGCAGGTTCAGAGGCGAGGAAAGTTTGGCACATTACTCTCCATGGTCCTGTGGCACCATCGGCCCCTGCCTTGGCCCCTTTGAGCCCGAAACCCTCACACACACGTCAGCTCACTCCTGCTCAGAGCACTCG GAGTTGGACGGTAACGGAGGTCGAGGTGGTGGTGTTAGTGGTAGTGCTGTTGGGAAGCGATGGCTGCATTCATTGGATCACTATCGGCGCTTGAAAGACGAAGACCCGATCATTCCCTTTAGTGAAGCACCCATTATCTCCAAGTGGGGTGCCATATCCAGGGCATCGCGTACGGGCTACCACACCACTGACCCGGTCCAAGCCACGGCCCGTCAGGGCAGTGCCAGCACCACACCCATCAACTTTAAAG ATTACAACCCCCAACTGGATCACAGCGAATACAGGTGGAGCTCCA